The following DNA comes from Thermococcus piezophilus.
GTCTGGGAGAGCACCGTCAACAATGGGCGTTCTATCACTTACAGGCCTTCCGATGCGCTCAGATATGTTCTTGAAGTAGTCGGCTAGCTTGACGTTGTCGCCGAAGGTTATGTTGGTCTGCATCATCTCGAATATTTTATGGACAAGAGAGACATTGTTGGCACCGATGATATGGATGTCCTCAATATAGGGGTCCCTAGCTATCGGCTCGAGGGGGCCAATTCCGATGATATCGCGCTTGATGAGGTAGCGGAACTTCTCCATCTCGTCCTTGGTGATCGTGAAGTGCTGTCCTCTGCTGAAGAGGCCGCCCTTGCTCGACTTGATGAGGGCCAACACCGCCTCGTCGAAGAGAGCATCAAGAAAGCGCTCGAACTCCTCCTGCTCCTCCGGTATCTCCCTCGATGGGGCCAGCTCCAGTATCTTGTCACGGATCATGCTGTACTTTTGCTCCTCTTCCCTGCTTTCGATACGGGGCTCTATGACGATGTACTTCTTTTCGGCAGTGGCAGGGTCGCCGTAGATGTGGATGAATATCGGATCACCGACGGGGTAGAGTATGTTGGGGTAGAGGATTTCTTTCATGTCCCTGCTGAGCTGGGCGTGAAACTCAGGCAACTTACCGTACTTACGCCTGAACTGGTCAACATACTTTCTGAGATGCGGGTTCCTCGCCATCGCTTCCTCAAAGGTGTCGCTGAACGCCTGCGCCATATTACACCACCGCCGCAATTTCTACTATCAGTCCAACCTTCGGCTCCACACGGAACGGGATAATCTTCTGAAATATGCCCTTGGCGTTGTTGTACTTGACTATAGTTGCCGAGTTTTTGAGATCACCACCGAAGACCTTAACGCTGAGCCTTACCAGCATGGTGGAGGCTTCCTCAAGGACGAAGAGAGAATCCCTGTCGACTTCCTCGATATTGGCGGTGAGTATTATCACCTTGCCGAGGGAGGCCATCTTCTTGACGTAGAGGAGGAAGTCGCGGACAGCGCTTGGGTCCTGCTCGCGGGAGAAGAGGGAGGAGAATGAATCAATGATCATGATGTCCGGCTCCCAGAGGCGGGGCTCCCCGAAGAGTCTGCTAAAGAACTTTCTCTTCTCACTCACACCAGTAAGTAGCGGGTAAAGAGAGACGAAAATGAGCTTCTTCCTGATTATAAAGGGGATTATATCATAACCAAGGGACTCCATCTGCTTTATGTACTCAACGGTAGTGTACTGACTTGAAATGTAACTGGCAGTGTAGCCGTTCATGAGAAAGCCATAGAGAAGGCGCTGAACAAATATAGACTTACCGCTACCCCTATCACCCTCGACGAGCATGATGGTGCCCGCGGGAATGCCCCCGCCGAGACGCCTGTGGAGCTCATCGCCCTTAAGCTCAATCTTGAGGAGTTCCTCGACCAAGATGACCACCACCGTCTCGCGTTATTTTACCCGAGGATGATAAAGGCCGCCGACGTCATGGGGCCTTGAAGACCAGGCTGCGTCTCTTGCCGTTTTCAAGAACCACCATGATGGTGTAGTACTGTCCGGATGTAAGGAGACTACCTTTGGTGACTTTTATCACGCCGACCTCGTAGGGGCCGAGAGTAGTTATTGTATTCCCATAGACATCGGTGAAAGTGAGGTTCGCAGGGGGCACCATATCCCCGTCAATAAACACCTGAACTGCATCGGCAGTGAATGGAAAGGGTTCCTTCCCTATGTTCTTGATGTAAAACGTATACGTGTAGGGCCCAGTTCCACTTACTGGTATGTTGTTCGGGTCATTTATGATGGAGAAGTCAGTCCTGAGCTGATCTGCCAGCATTGCCCCTCTATCGTTCATGCCGTGGGCTATGTCGTTGGTGATATAAGCTAATCCGCCGGCAACGCTACCGGCAACGATCACAGCCACAATGAACATAATCAACTCGCTCGCTGGCCCTCCTGCGGCCATCAGCTCACCCCCATTGGACACTGGGTCGAGTAGCTGTTCACAATATAGGCCAATTTGGCTGAGTCATAATAATACTCAACCAGCAGCATACATCCGTTGTCAAATCCAAACGTGGCATAGTTAATGGCACCGCTGATATCAGCTCCCCCAGTGACCGTAATGGTGTAATAATTGTTTGGTATCAAATAGCCAAGATTAACGGACGACACGTAGGTTCCGTTATGAAGTACAACAACGGTTCCACTAATGGTCTGACCCAAATACTTGAAAGACACACTCACATCAGAGGAACCGGACGCAGTAATGCTTACATCACCAACATCGAAATGAACCTGAGAAAGCCTGAGCTCGTACCAGTCCTCGCGGGCGGCCTGGACGTTGGAGTAGCTGTTTTCCCACGCGGTGTAAAGGGTGCTGGCGGCTATTAAAAAAGAAATAAAGATTATGGCCGTACTCGCTGATACGCTGAATCCCATAGGCCGCCCCCCTCTCCCTGAAGTCCTGCACCTCAGATACCGTAAAACTCGTCGAGGGTCTTTTCGAGCATCTTGATTTCGCGCTCAAGCTTGTCTAGGACGTTCCTGTTTATCCTGAGTCCTCTGAGCCTCTCGATGAAGAGCAAGCTTATGAGGTGATCCTGGACGGTGAGCTTCTCGGCCGGCTTCCACTCGGGGTCCCTGTGGTGCGGCCTGGTACCCTTGGCATAGCGCAGGAGCTGGTTGAGCACTTCCTCACTTATCCAGCCTATCTCATAGTAAAACTCAAGCACTCTCTCAAGGTTCTGGATACCAACCCTGTCGATAAGGAATCCAAGCCACTTAAGGGCTATCATGGTGGAAACGATGTCCTCGTGGAGCTTTTCAAGGCGTGCCTTCTTTGGCTCCTCCTCAAAGAGCAGGCTTGCGATGTCCTCCGGGATCTGGATCTTCTCAGCCATCTCAACACCACCTTCCTCCCTTTTGATTTCCTCAGGTTTAACCTCATGAGCGGGAACCTCTTCAATCGAAACTTCCTCGGCTACCTCGGGGACGGCCTCAACTTCCCCAACAATTCCTTCCTGCGGAGCCTCTTCGGGAAGTTCCTCCACGTTTCCAGTCTCTTCCGGAAGCACCTCGACTTCTTCCACCCCTGGGACTTCCTCAGTCCCTTCAACTTCCTCAGGGGCAGTCTCTTCAGTGGGAGCCTCTACCTCCTCAACACCCATTATTTCTTCCACCGGGGCTTCCTCTGCTGCAGCTTGGGCCTCGGCAACCGCCTGTTCGGCGACCGCAAGCTCCTCCTCACTGATCTCTTCGCCGGCCTCTATCTTGGCCTGAAGCTCCTCCAGCTTCTCCTGGGCTTCTTCAAGTTTCTCGGCTGCCGTCTGAACCTCGACCTTCTCGGCAATCTCATCGACCTTTCTGTGGAGCTCCTCGAGCTTCTCG
Coding sequences within:
- a CDS encoding flagellar protein G, which translates into the protein MAAGGPASELIMFIVAVIVAGSVAGGLAYITNDIAHGMNDRGAMLADQLRTDFSIINDPNNIPVSGTGPYTYTFYIKNIGKEPFPFTADAVQVFIDGDMVPPANLTFTDVYGNTITTLGPYEVGVIKVTKGSLLTSGQYYTIMVVLENGKRRSLVFKAP
- a CDS encoding flagellar protein — encoded protein: MGFSVSASTAIIFISFLIAASTLYTAWENSYSNVQAAREDWYELRLSQVHFDVGDVSITASGSSDVSVSFKYLGQTISGTVVVLHNGTYVSSVNLGYLIPNNYYTITVTGGADISGAINYATFGFDNGCMLLVEYYYDSAKLAYIVNSYSTQCPMGVS
- a CDS encoding FlaD/FlaE family flagellar protein, whose product is MEIGRLVTEADINAKLAELKGKVPTVVINDLREKLIARKDNLTYDQLEKIIQKVLDTYGSQATKYEQLSKRVDELGKRLTDLSLQLGRLVETLESAKFDVQEKKAEKVSQKVDEVHKKIGKLEELLEGEEKEEVPEELTEKLEELHRKVDEIAEKVEVQTAAEKLEEAQEKLEELQAKIEAGEEISEEELAVAEQAVAEAQAAAEEAPVEEIMGVEEVEAPTEETAPEEVEGTEEVPGVEEVEVLPEETGNVEELPEEAPQEGIVGEVEAVPEVAEEVSIEEVPAHEVKPEEIKREEGGVEMAEKIQIPEDIASLLFEEEPKKARLEKLHEDIVSTMIALKWLGFLIDRVGIQNLERVLEFYYEIGWISEEVLNQLLRYAKGTRPHHRDPEWKPAEKLTVQDHLISLLFIERLRGLRINRNVLDKLEREIKMLEKTLDEFYGI
- a CDS encoding ATPase domain-containing protein — translated: MVEELLKIELKGDELHRRLGGGIPAGTIMLVEGDRGSGKSIFVQRLLYGFLMNGYTASYISSQYTTVEYIKQMESLGYDIIPFIIRKKLIFVSLYPLLTGVSEKRKFFSRLFGEPRLWEPDIMIIDSFSSLFSREQDPSAVRDFLLYVKKMASLGKVIILTANIEEVDRDSLFVLEEASTMLVRLSVKVFGGDLKNSATIVKYNNAKGIFQKIIPFRVEPKVGLIVEIAAVV